From Alienimonas californiensis, a single genomic window includes:
- a CDS encoding sulfatase family protein, producing MFAPLLLAAVVAGADAPTERPNIVLMMADDLGWGDVGYHRDAGGSPGAFTPHLDEWAKDAVRLERFYAASPVCSPTRASVMTGRHPHRVGITHANVGHLPDEEETLAERLRDAGYATGFFGKWHLGTLTTDVRDANRGRPGNLKDYAPPWEHGFDVTFATESKVPTFDPLWKPKVGARSTWWEPVADPADAVPYGTAYWTGPGQTAEELRGDDSDRIVDRATAFIENRATVGRPFLAVVWFHAPHLPVVAGAEDAARFAHLSDYEKHYRGSVAALDAAVGRVRATLREAGVAEKTLVVFCSDNGPEGDATAPGSAGPFRGRKRDLYEGGVRVPGLIEWPAGGLSGGGATNLPVVSTDLFPTVLAAAGLEPPRDPGREGMNVLPLLRDGATERTSPIGFTFQSRDAWTEDRFKLIRPKRNAPWQLYDLLADPGEAHDLAASQPERVERMAADFAAWQATLAPAGR from the coding sequence ATGTTCGCCCCGTTGCTGCTCGCCGCCGTCGTCGCCGGGGCCGACGCCCCGACGGAACGACCGAATATCGTGTTGATGATGGCCGACGACCTCGGCTGGGGGGACGTGGGCTATCACCGGGACGCCGGCGGCTCGCCGGGGGCGTTCACCCCGCACCTCGACGAATGGGCGAAGGACGCCGTGCGGCTGGAGCGGTTCTATGCCGCCTCGCCGGTGTGCAGCCCCACGCGGGCCAGCGTGATGACCGGCCGGCACCCGCACCGGGTAGGGATCACCCACGCCAACGTCGGCCATTTACCGGATGAGGAGGAGACGCTCGCCGAACGCCTGCGGGATGCCGGATACGCCACCGGCTTCTTCGGGAAATGGCACCTCGGCACGCTGACGACCGACGTCCGCGACGCGAACCGCGGCCGGCCCGGCAACCTCAAGGACTACGCCCCGCCCTGGGAGCACGGGTTCGACGTGACCTTCGCCACGGAATCGAAAGTTCCCACCTTCGATCCGCTGTGGAAGCCGAAGGTCGGCGCCCGTTCGACGTGGTGGGAGCCGGTCGCCGACCCCGCCGACGCCGTGCCCTACGGCACCGCGTATTGGACGGGACCGGGGCAAACCGCGGAGGAGCTGCGGGGCGACGATTCAGACCGGATCGTCGATCGGGCGACGGCGTTTATTGAAAACAGGGCGACAGTGGGGCGGCCGTTCCTCGCGGTCGTCTGGTTCCACGCCCCGCACCTGCCGGTGGTCGCCGGGGCGGAAGACGCGGCCCGGTTCGCGCATCTGTCGGACTACGAGAAACACTATCGCGGCAGCGTCGCGGCCCTGGACGCCGCCGTCGGTCGGGTCCGGGCGACGCTGCGGGAGGCCGGCGTCGCGGAGAAGACCCTCGTCGTCTTCTGCTCCGATAACGGCCCGGAGGGCGACGCGACCGCCCCCGGCTCGGCCGGCCCGTTCCGCGGTCGCAAACGCGATCTATACGAAGGCGGCGTGCGGGTCCCGGGGCTGATCGAATGGCCGGCCGGCGGGCTGTCCGGCGGCGGCGCGACGAACCTGCCCGTCGTCTCCACGGACCTGTTCCCCACGGTCCTGGCCGCCGCGGGGCTGGAGCCGCCGAGGGACCCTGGCCGGGAGGGGATGAACGTACTCCCCCTGCTCCGCGACGGGGCGACGGAACGGACCAGCCCCATCGGCTTTACCTTTCAGAGCCGCGACGCCTGGACCGAGGACCGCTTCAAACTGATCCGCCCGAAGCGGAACGCCCCGTGGCAGCTCTACGACCTACTCGCCGACCCGGGGGAGGCTCACGATTTAGCCGCGTCGCAGCCGGAGCGGGTCGAACGCATGGCGGCCGACTTTGCCGCGTGGCAGGCGACGCTCGCCCCGGCTGGGCGATAG
- a CDS encoding alkene reductase gives MSSSDPLFNPLTVGDLEVRNRVWMAPLTRCRSLLPGHVPWQLNAAYYRERATGGLLFSEATEIAQEGRGYPGVPGLFTDAQVAGWRKVTAAVHESGGLIACQLWHVGRASHQAFQPGGKDPVAPSAIAAKGDVHLPDGSKAKYPTPRALAADELPGIVATYRTAAENAKAAGFDAVELHGANGYLIDEFLRNGANHRTDEYGGSVENRCRFPLMVIDALIDVWGKERVGIRVSPLGSFNDMTDSDPLPLYSHFFGELQKRGIAFLEIVGAIHGDDIDEDLMAKIDAAGREQFNGTLILNGGYTGDSAREAIASGKCDAITFGTPFLANPDLPRRLREGAELNESNPNTWYTRGAEGYVDYPSLDGGPVPTSD, from the coding sequence ATGTCTTCCTCGGACCCGCTGTTCAACCCGCTGACCGTCGGCGATTTAGAAGTCCGGAACCGCGTCTGGATGGCGCCGCTGACGCGGTGCCGGTCCCTGTTGCCGGGGCACGTGCCCTGGCAACTGAACGCCGCCTATTACCGCGAACGGGCGACCGGCGGGCTGCTGTTCTCCGAAGCGACGGAGATCGCTCAGGAGGGCCGCGGCTATCCGGGCGTGCCGGGGCTGTTCACCGACGCCCAGGTCGCCGGCTGGCGGAAGGTCACCGCCGCCGTGCACGAGAGCGGCGGCCTGATCGCCTGCCAGTTATGGCACGTCGGCCGGGCCTCCCATCAGGCGTTTCAACCCGGCGGCAAGGACCCGGTCGCCCCCAGCGCCATCGCCGCCAAGGGCGACGTGCATCTGCCGGACGGCTCCAAGGCGAAGTACCCCACCCCCCGGGCGCTGGCCGCCGACGAGTTGCCCGGCATCGTGGCGACCTACCGCACCGCCGCCGAGAACGCCAAGGCGGCCGGCTTCGACGCCGTCGAATTGCACGGCGCCAACGGCTACCTCATCGACGAGTTCCTGCGAAACGGCGCCAACCACCGCACGGACGAGTACGGCGGCTCCGTAGAGAACCGCTGCCGCTTCCCCCTGATGGTGATCGACGCCCTGATCGACGTCTGGGGGAAGGAGCGGGTGGGCATCCGCGTCTCCCCGCTGGGCTCCTTCAACGACATGACCGACTCCGACCCGCTGCCGCTGTACTCGCACTTCTTCGGCGAGTTGCAGAAACGCGGGATCGCCTTCCTGGAGATCGTCGGGGCGATCCACGGCGACGACATCGACGAAGACCTGATGGCGAAGATCGACGCCGCCGGTCGGGAGCAGTTCAACGGCACGCTGATCCTCAACGGCGGCTACACCGGGGACAGCGCCCGCGAGGCGATCGCGTCCGGCAAGTGCGACGCGATCACCTTCGGCACCCCCTTCCTCGCCAACCCCGACCTGCCCCGGCGGCTGCGGGAGGGGGCGGAGCTGAACGAGTCCAACCCGAACACCTGGTACACCCGCGGCGCGGAGGGGTACGTCGACTACCCCTCGCTGGACGGCGGCCCCGTGCCGACCAGCGACTGA
- a CDS encoding alpha/beta hydrolase, with amino-acid sequence MLPRPVPVRLLASLAVAATLIATPGFAQDEPLPVPKGVVAHRDLAYVPDGHERQKLDLYLPEGAEQNAEPLPVVVWIHGGGWSGGSKRGCPPLNPRFIQNGYAVASVGYRLTDAAPFPAQIEDCRAAIRYLRAHAKEYNLNPDRIGVWGSSAGGHLVALLGTSGDETAFDVGKNKDVSARVQAVCDYYGPADFPAFAESDGYERVALRPGSPVYKLLGGPVMEKAELARRASPVTFASADDPPFFIVHGTEDPVVPADQSVRLHAALQKAGVDSTLKLIEGGAHGGKEFHSGETLGEVVAFFDKHLKSPSAK; translated from the coding sequence ATGCTGCCACGCCCCGTTCCCGTTCGCCTCCTGGCGTCCCTGGCCGTCGCCGCGACGCTGATCGCGACCCCCGGCTTCGCCCAGGACGAACCGCTGCCCGTGCCGAAGGGCGTCGTCGCCCACCGGGACCTCGCCTATGTCCCGGACGGGCACGAGCGGCAGAAGCTCGATCTCTATCTGCCGGAGGGGGCCGAGCAGAACGCCGAACCGCTACCGGTGGTCGTCTGGATCCACGGCGGCGGCTGGTCCGGCGGGAGCAAACGGGGCTGCCCGCCGCTGAACCCGCGGTTCATTCAGAACGGCTACGCGGTCGCGAGCGTCGGGTATCGACTGACCGACGCCGCCCCCTTCCCCGCCCAAATTGAAGACTGCCGGGCCGCGATCCGTTACCTCCGAGCCCATGCGAAGGAATACAATCTCAATCCCGACCGCATCGGCGTCTGGGGCAGCTCCGCAGGGGGGCACCTCGTAGCACTGCTGGGGACGTCCGGGGACGAGACGGCGTTCGACGTCGGCAAGAATAAAGACGTGTCCGCCCGGGTGCAGGCCGTCTGCGACTACTACGGCCCCGCCGACTTCCCCGCCTTCGCCGAGTCGGACGGTTACGAACGCGTGGCGCTCCGCCCGGGTTCGCCCGTCTATAAGCTGCTCGGTGGCCCGGTCATGGAGAAGGCGGAACTGGCCCGCCGGGCGAGCCCCGTCACTTTCGCGTCGGCGGACGACCCGCCCTTCTTCATCGTGCACGGCACGGAGGACCCGGTCGTCCCCGCGGACCAGAGCGTGCGCCTGCACGCCGCCCTCCAGAAGGCCGGCGTCGATTCCACGTTAAAGCTGATCGAGGGCGGCGCCCACGGCGGCAAGGAGTTTCACAGCGGCGAGACGCTCGGCGAGGTGGTCGCCTTCTTTGACAAGCATTTAAAGAGCCCGTCGGCGAAGTGA
- a CDS encoding ligase-associated DNA damage response DEXH box helicase — translation MTDAPSRAAVARAKRAVRGWFESTVRSPFRFQTQAWNAYANGESGLIHATTGTGKTLAAWLGPVIDGLARGEIRDPAKAGETETKRRRRSPPLRVLWITPLRALAGDTEHSLRVPLDALGLNWSLESRTGDTASKIRSRQTKRLPTALLTTPESLSLALARTDCVEQFAHLECVIVDEWHELLGSKRGSQTELCLARLRRWRPFLKTWGLSATLGNIDEAAETLLGADAEIPTVISGGRRKKYAVDSILPETVERFPWSGHLGLKQLDQVLPIVEGAASSILFTNTRSQTELWYQALLKARPDWAGRIALHHGSLGKESRRWVEAGLKNGELKCVVSTSSLDLGVDFAPVERVLQVGSPKGVARLLQRAGRSGHAPGQTSRVTCVPTHALELVEVAAARAAMEAGAIEARTPPRKPLDVLVQHAVTIALGTGFRRDELLEEIRTASSFAAVTDAEWDWCLDFITRGGEALRNYPEYSRVALREGEYRVEDKTVARRHRMSIGTIASDAAVEVRFLKGARLGMVEEAFVSRLKPGDKFLFAGRPLELVKVFEMKAWVRKAKGVTGAVPRWSGGRMPLSSELAAAVRSKLEEARDGNDRGPEMTAVRPILDLQQRWSHLPGRDEFLIERTKTRDGHHLFFFPFAGRQVHEGLGALWALRLSRKVSTTFAVAVNDYGVELLSPVPAPLEAALKDGLLSPERLREDVAESLNAVEMAKRQFREIARVAGLVFTGYPGAGKSAKQMQASSGLLYDVFQNYDPGNLLFKQATEEVLDRQLDAARLEETLNRLGRARLILNECRRPTPLAFPLLVDRMRERVSSEKLSDRVKRMTLQLERAAG, via the coding sequence GTGACTGACGCCCCGTCGAGAGCCGCGGTCGCGCGGGCGAAGCGGGCGGTCCGCGGGTGGTTCGAATCGACCGTCCGCAGCCCGTTTCGCTTTCAAACCCAGGCCTGGAACGCCTATGCGAACGGTGAGAGCGGGCTAATTCACGCCACCACCGGCACCGGCAAAACGCTGGCGGCGTGGCTGGGGCCGGTCATCGACGGCCTCGCCCGCGGCGAAATCCGCGACCCTGCCAAAGCCGGCGAGACGGAGACGAAACGCCGCCGCCGTTCCCCGCCGCTGCGGGTGTTGTGGATCACCCCGCTGCGGGCGCTGGCCGGGGATACGGAGCACAGCCTCCGCGTTCCGCTGGACGCCCTCGGGTTGAACTGGTCGTTGGAAAGCCGCACCGGGGACACCGCCTCCAAGATCCGCTCCCGTCAAACCAAGCGTCTGCCGACGGCGTTACTGACGACGCCGGAGAGCCTCTCGCTGGCTCTCGCCCGGACGGACTGCGTGGAGCAGTTCGCCCACCTCGAATGCGTGATCGTGGACGAGTGGCACGAGTTATTAGGTTCTAAACGCGGCAGCCAGACGGAACTCTGCCTCGCCCGCCTGCGGCGTTGGCGGCCGTTTTTGAAGACGTGGGGGCTGAGCGCCACGCTGGGAAATATCGACGAGGCCGCGGAGACGCTGCTGGGGGCCGACGCGGAGATCCCGACCGTCATCTCCGGCGGCCGCCGCAAGAAATACGCGGTCGATTCGATCCTGCCGGAGACCGTCGAACGTTTCCCCTGGTCCGGGCACCTGGGGCTCAAACAGCTCGATCAGGTGTTGCCGATCGTGGAGGGGGCCGCGTCCTCCATTCTGTTTACGAACACCCGCAGCCAGACGGAGTTGTGGTACCAGGCGTTGCTCAAAGCCCGGCCGGACTGGGCGGGGCGGATCGCGTTGCATCATGGTTCGTTGGGCAAGGAGAGCCGCCGGTGGGTCGAGGCGGGGCTCAAGAACGGCGAGTTAAAATGCGTGGTGAGCACGTCGAGTCTGGACCTCGGCGTGGACTTCGCCCCGGTCGAGCGGGTGTTGCAGGTCGGCAGCCCGAAGGGCGTGGCGAGACTGCTCCAGCGGGCCGGCCGCAGCGGGCACGCCCCGGGGCAGACGAGCCGCGTGACTTGCGTGCCGACGCACGCGTTGGAATTGGTGGAGGTCGCCGCCGCCCGGGCCGCGATGGAGGCCGGGGCGATCGAGGCCCGCACGCCGCCCCGCAAGCCGCTGGACGTGCTGGTTCAACACGCCGTGACGATCGCCCTCGGCACGGGGTTCCGTCGGGACGAATTATTAGAAGAAATCCGCACCGCGAGCAGCTTCGCCGCGGTGACGGACGCGGAGTGGGACTGGTGCCTGGACTTCATTACCCGCGGCGGGGAGGCGTTGCGGAACTATCCCGAGTATTCCCGCGTCGCCCTGCGGGAGGGCGAATATCGAGTGGAGGACAAAACCGTCGCCCGCCGGCACCGGATGAGTATCGGCACGATCGCCTCGGACGCGGCGGTCGAGGTGCGGTTCCTCAAGGGGGCCCGGCTGGGCATGGTGGAGGAGGCGTTCGTCAGTCGGCTCAAACCGGGCGATAAGTTCCTGTTCGCCGGGCGGCCGCTGGAGTTGGTCAAGGTGTTCGAGATGAAGGCCTGGGTTCGCAAGGCGAAGGGCGTGACCGGCGCCGTGCCGCGGTGGAGCGGGGGCCGCATGCCGCTCTCCAGCGAGTTAGCCGCTGCCGTGCGCTCCAAGCTGGAGGAGGCCCGCGACGGGAACGACCGTGGGCCGGAGATGACCGCCGTGCGGCCGATCCTCGACCTGCAACAACGCTGGTCCCACCTGCCTGGGCGGGACGAGTTTCTCATTGAACGCACCAAAACCCGCGACGGGCATCACCTGTTTTTCTTCCCCTTCGCCGGCCGGCAGGTGCACGAGGGGCTGGGGGCGTTGTGGGCGCTGCGGCTGTCGCGGAAGGTGTCGACGACGTTCGCCGTCGCGGTGAATGATTATGGCGTCGAGTTATTATCGCCCGTGCCGGCCCCGCTGGAGGCGGCGTTGAAGGACGGACTGCTCTCCCCGGAACGCCTGCGGGAGGACGTAGCGGAGTCGCTCAATGCCGTCGAGATGGCCAAGCGGCAGTTCCGGGAGATCGCCCGGGTCGCCGGCTTGGTATTCACCGGCTACCCCGGCGCCGGCAAGTCCGCGAAGCAGATGCAGGCCTCCAGCGGGCTGCTCTACGACGTCTTTCAAAATTACGACCCGGGCAACCTGCTGTTCAAACAGGCGACCGAGGAGGTGCTGGACCGACAGCTCGACGCGGCCCGACTGGAGGAGACGTTGAACCGCCTCGGCCGGGCTCGTCTGATTCTCAACGAATGCCGCCGCCCGACGCCGCTGGCGTTCCCGCTGTTGGTGGACCGAATGCGGGAGCGCGTCAGCAGCGAAAAGCTGAGCGATCGCGTGAAGCGGATGACGCTGCAATTGGAGCGGGCGGCGGGCTGA
- a CDS encoding ligase-associated DNA damage response exonuclease has product MSELLTRTDRGLYCEAGDFYIDPWGPVERAVVTHAHADHARRGMGAYLTVPEGEPVLRPRMGAEAKIDTVPYGEPITINGVRVSLHPAGHILGSAQVRVEHRGEVWCVSGDYKLGSDRTCATFEPVPCHTFITESTFGLPVYRWAPQEEVFAQLNDWWATNRADGKVSVLFAYALGKAQRLLAGADASIGPIYGHGAVQVCNEGYRRAGIELPPCEYAGRGERGKDWDGALVVAPPGARGTPWLRKFRNYSTAFASGWMLVRGQRRRRAVDRGFVMSDHADWPGLLQTIADTGCERCLITHGSRRVLERYLNEETNVSAAQLDTWFEGESDDRGEEADAEMADAGNEGASNE; this is encoded by the coding sequence ATGTCCGAACTGCTCACCCGCACCGACCGCGGCCTGTATTGCGAGGCGGGCGACTTCTATATCGACCCTTGGGGGCCGGTCGAGCGGGCGGTCGTCACCCACGCGCATGCCGATCACGCCCGCCGCGGCATGGGCGCCTACCTCACCGTCCCCGAGGGCGAACCCGTCCTGCGGCCTCGCATGGGCGCCGAGGCGAAGATCGACACGGTTCCCTACGGCGAGCCGATAACGATCAACGGCGTGCGGGTCAGCCTGCACCCCGCCGGCCATATCCTCGGCAGCGCCCAGGTGCGGGTGGAACATCGGGGCGAGGTCTGGTGCGTCTCCGGTGATTATAAGCTCGGTTCCGACCGCACCTGCGCGACCTTCGAGCCCGTGCCCTGCCACACCTTCATCACCGAAAGCACCTTCGGGCTGCCGGTCTATCGGTGGGCGCCCCAGGAGGAGGTCTTCGCCCAACTCAACGACTGGTGGGCGACGAACCGAGCGGACGGCAAGGTGAGCGTGCTGTTCGCCTACGCCCTCGGCAAGGCCCAGCGATTGCTGGCCGGGGCGGACGCGAGCATCGGACCGATCTACGGCCACGGCGCCGTGCAGGTGTGCAATGAGGGCTACCGCCGGGCGGGGATCGAACTGCCGCCCTGCGAATACGCCGGCCGCGGGGAGCGGGGGAAGGACTGGGACGGCGCCCTGGTCGTGGCCCCGCCCGGCGCCCGCGGCACGCCCTGGCTACGGAAGTTCCGCAATTACAGCACGGCGTTCGCCAGCGGGTGGATGCTCGTCCGCGGCCAGCGCCGCCGCCGGGCCGTCGACCGTGGCTTCGTGATGAGCGACCACGCCGACTGGCCCGGCCTGCTGCAGACAATCGCGGACACCGGCTGCGAACGCTGCCTGATCACGCACGGCTCCCGCCGCGTGCTGGAACGTTATTTGAACGAGGAGACGAACGTGTCGGCCGCTCAATTGGACACCTGGTTCGAGGGCGAATCCGACGACCGCGGCGAGGAGGCCGACGCCGAGATGGCCGACGCCGGTAACGAGGGGGCCAGCAACGAATGA
- a CDS encoding ATP-dependent DNA ligase: MKAFTRLFTRLDETNKTLAKQAALVEYFRSAPPGDAAWAVYFLSGRKLKRLLLSRELRAWGAAEAGVPDWLFEASYEVVGDLAETLALLLPEPAESSDLPLKTFVEDRLLPLKKMEEGERRAAVALLWRELDRPQRFVAGKLMTGSFRVGVSQRSVVKALAEAGGVPTELVAHRMMGTWEPTAEFYRSLTKPEADGEIDASRPYPFFLAHPTEAPADDLADAGQYFAEWKWDGIRAQVIRRQGQSFVWSRGEELIGERFPEILAVADALPDGTVLDGEIVIAKGGEVQSFAQLQRRIGRKTVGKKLLQDCPAHFVLFDVLEAGGEDVRGRSLEERRALLTAIAVALGERGVNVSPSDVLEGETWAEFAAHREHSRAMRSEGLMLKRRDAAYGVGRVRGPWWKWKVAPYTVDGVMLYAQRGHGRRASLYTDYTFGVWDDGQLVPFAKAYSGLTDQEIGSVDRWIRRNTTDKFGPVRQVKQERVFELAFENIQKSSRHKSGIAVRFPRIVRIRDDKTAAEADTLDTVKGLIA; this comes from the coding sequence ATGAAAGCCTTCACTCGCTTATTCACCCGGCTGGACGAGACGAACAAGACGCTCGCCAAGCAGGCGGCGTTGGTCGAATATTTCCGCTCGGCCCCGCCGGGGGACGCGGCGTGGGCGGTCTATTTTCTCTCCGGCCGCAAGCTCAAACGGCTCTTATTGTCCCGGGAACTGCGGGCCTGGGGCGCCGCGGAGGCCGGCGTGCCGGATTGGCTGTTCGAGGCGAGCTATGAAGTGGTGGGCGACCTCGCCGAGACGCTGGCGCTCCTGTTGCCGGAGCCGGCCGAGTCGAGCGACCTGCCGCTCAAAACCTTCGTCGAGGACCGCCTGTTGCCCCTCAAAAAGATGGAGGAGGGCGAACGCCGGGCGGCGGTGGCGCTTCTGTGGCGGGAACTGGACCGCCCGCAGCGGTTCGTGGCCGGCAAGTTGATGACCGGCAGCTTCCGGGTAGGCGTGTCGCAGCGCTCGGTAGTGAAGGCCCTCGCGGAGGCCGGCGGGGTCCCCACGGAACTGGTCGCTCACCGCATGATGGGAACCTGGGAGCCGACCGCGGAGTTTTATCGCTCCCTCACCAAGCCGGAGGCGGACGGGGAGATCGACGCCTCCCGCCCGTACCCCTTCTTCCTGGCCCACCCCACCGAGGCCCCCGCCGACGATCTGGCGGACGCAGGCCAGTATTTCGCCGAGTGGAAGTGGGACGGCATCCGCGCTCAGGTGATCCGCCGGCAGGGGCAGAGCTTCGTCTGGAGCCGGGGCGAGGAACTGATCGGGGAGCGGTTCCCGGAGATTCTGGCCGTCGCCGACGCGTTGCCGGACGGCACGGTCCTCGACGGCGAAATTGTGATCGCCAAAGGCGGCGAGGTGCAGAGCTTCGCCCAGTTGCAACGCCGCATCGGCCGCAAGACCGTCGGCAAGAAGTTATTGCAGGACTGCCCGGCCCACTTCGTGCTGTTCGACGTGCTGGAGGCCGGCGGGGAAGACGTGCGCGGTCGGTCGTTGGAAGAGCGGCGGGCGCTGCTCACGGCGATCGCCGTGGCGCTGGGGGAGCGGGGGGTGAACGTCTCCCCCTCGGACGTGTTGGAGGGCGAAACCTGGGCTGAATTCGCCGCCCACCGGGAGCACAGCCGGGCGATGCGGTCGGAGGGGCTGATGCTGAAACGCCGGGACGCCGCCTACGGCGTCGGCCGCGTGCGGGGGCCGTGGTGGAAGTGGAAGGTGGCCCCGTACACCGTCGACGGGGTGATGCTCTACGCCCAACGCGGCCACGGCCGTCGGGCGAGTCTCTATACGGACTACACCTTCGGCGTGTGGGACGACGGGCAACTCGTGCCGTTCGCGAAGGCCTACAGCGGCCTGACGGATCAGGAGATCGGCAGCGTCGACCGCTGGATCCGTCGCAACACGACGGATAAATTCGGCCCCGTCCGCCAGGTCAAACAGGAACGGGTCTTCGAGTTGGCCTTCGAGAACATCCAAAAAAGCTCTCGCCACAAGAGCGGCATCGCGGTGCGGTTCCCCCGCATCGTCCGCATCCGCGACGACAAAACCGCCGCCGAGGCGGACACGCTGGACACGGTGAAGGGCCTGATCGCATGA
- a CDS encoding putative DNA modification/repair radical SAM protein, protein MDVRGKLAILADAAKYDASCASSGAKGARDRRKNSDPGIGSTESMGICHSYTPDGRCVSLLKILLTNYCIFDCQYCVNRVTSDVRRARFKIEQVVSLTLEFYKRNYIEGLFLSSGIIGSPDDTMAELVEVARRLREDHHFRGYIHLKTIPECSEELIEQAGLFADRLSVNVELPTETDLQKLAPEKRTPQIEAAMAEVKTRREANRADRRRGFQAAPFAPAGQSTQMIVGATDTPDREILKTSTRLYKRHDLRRIYYSAYSPIPHADARLPGQSPPLVREHRLYQADWLLRFYGFNAEEITPDDAPDLDLDLDPKTAWALRHRGLFPVDINKAAKETLLRVPGLGVRSVERILKIRRFRAVRLADLKRLRVPLKKARPFLLTADPGGGKFLDSESLRERFAPQLTQGLLFDAAGSALTGEV, encoded by the coding sequence TTGGACGTCCGCGGCAAGCTGGCGATCCTCGCGGACGCCGCCAAATACGACGCCAGTTGCGCCAGCAGCGGGGCGAAGGGCGCCCGCGACCGCCGGAAGAACAGCGATCCGGGCATCGGTTCGACCGAGAGCATGGGGATCTGCCACAGCTACACGCCGGACGGACGCTGCGTGTCGCTGCTGAAGATTCTGCTGACGAATTACTGCATCTTCGACTGCCAGTATTGCGTGAACCGCGTCACCTCCGACGTGCGGCGGGCCCGGTTCAAAATTGAACAAGTCGTCTCCCTCACGCTCGAATTCTACAAGCGGAACTATATCGAAGGACTGTTCCTCTCCAGTGGCATCATCGGCTCGCCGGACGACACGATGGCCGAGCTGGTCGAGGTCGCCCGCCGGCTGCGGGAAGATCACCATTTCCGCGGCTATATTCACCTGAAGACGATTCCGGAATGCTCCGAGGAACTGATCGAGCAGGCCGGCCTGTTCGCCGACCGGCTCAGCGTGAACGTCGAGTTGCCGACGGAGACCGACCTCCAGAAACTCGCCCCAGAGAAGCGCACGCCGCAGATTGAAGCCGCAATGGCTGAAGTGAAGACCCGCCGGGAGGCGAACCGGGCGGACCGTCGGCGGGGCTTTCAGGCCGCCCCCTTCGCCCCCGCCGGGCAGAGCACGCAGATGATCGTCGGGGCCACGGACACGCCGGACCGCGAAATCCTCAAGACTTCGACGCGGCTCTACAAACGCCACGATCTGCGGCGGATCTATTACTCCGCCTACAGCCCGATTCCCCACGCAGACGCCCGGCTGCCAGGGCAGTCGCCGCCGTTGGTGCGGGAGCACCGGCTCTATCAGGCCGACTGGCTGCTGCGGTTCTACGGTTTTAATGCCGAGGAGATCACTCCGGACGACGCCCCGGACCTCGATCTAGACCTCGACCCGAAGACCGCCTGGGCGTTGCGGCACCGCGGATTGTTTCCCGTCGATATCAATAAAGCGGCGAAGGAGACGCTGCTCCGCGTGCCCGGGCTGGGGGTGCGGAGCGTGGAGCGCATCCTCAAGATCCGCCGCTTCCGGGCGGTGCGGCTGGCCGATCTCAAGCGATTGCGGGTGCCGCTGAAAAAGGCCCGGCCGTTCCTGCTCACCGCCGACCCGGGCGGGGGGAAGTTCCTCGACAGCGAATCTCTGCGGGAGCGGTTCGCCCCCCAGCTGACGCAGGGCTTGCTGTTCGACGCCGCCGGCAGCGCCCTCACCGGCGAGGTGTGA
- the pdeM gene encoding ligase-associated DNA damage response endonuclease PdeM gives MSGDLTLTFGGEALILMPERAVFRPPPAGGAGGTLYVADTHWGKAATFRAAGVAVPPGGTAADLARLSRALRRTRAGRLVVLGDLLHARLGRNEAATNAAVAAWRAETADVRMELVLGNHDRAAGPPDPAWQIEARPDPTPDPPFVLKHFPEPDPAGPVLAGHEHPAVRLAGPGGERLKLPCFRLTGRIDDRGGEAGAVLTLPAFSAFADGGVLRPAPGERICVIADDEVLEIPLRKGQRRIQ, from the coding sequence ATGTCCGGCGACCTCACGCTGACGTTCGGCGGCGAGGCGCTGATTCTGATGCCGGAGCGGGCCGTCTTCCGCCCGCCCCCGGCCGGCGGGGCGGGGGGGACGCTTTACGTGGCGGACACGCACTGGGGGAAGGCGGCGACCTTCCGGGCCGCCGGCGTCGCCGTGCCGCCGGGGGGGACGGCCGCGGACCTCGCCCGGCTCTCCCGCGCCCTGCGTCGGACCAGGGCGGGGCGGCTGGTGGTGCTCGGCGATCTGCTGCACGCCCGGCTGGGACGAAACGAAGCCGCGACCAACGCGGCCGTCGCCGCCTGGCGGGCGGAGACCGCCGACGTGCGGATGGAACTGGTGCTGGGCAATCACGACCGCGCCGCCGGCCCGCCGGACCCGGCCTGGCAAATCGAAGCCCGGCCGGACCCGACGCCGGACCCGCCGTTCGTGCTCAAACACTTCCCCGAGCCGGACCCGGCCGGCCCCGTGCTGGCGGGGCACGAGCACCCGGCGGTCCGCCTCGCGGGTCCCGGCGGGGAACGACTGAAGCTGCCCTGCTTCCGCCTTACGGGGCGCATCGACGACAGGGGAGGCGAGGCCGGGGCGGTCCTGACGCTGCCCGCCTTCAGCGCCTTCGCCGACGGCGGGGTGCTGCGGCCGGCGCCGGGGGAGCGGATCTGCGTGATTGCAGACGACGAGGTGCTCGAAATCCCCCTGCGCAAGGGCCAGCGGAGGATTCAGTGA